From a region of the uncultured Desulfatiglans sp. genome:
- a CDS encoding conserved hypothetical protein (Evidence 4 : Unknown function but conserved in other organisms): MALSDFVAILRTDLSDPAGELFTDEVLQRCILKGVHRLARDLEISLSVANGEIVPEPEGETLELLLLLGQIHACQVMRATTANAFSFSSGDKRVDKTKQPQHWAELEEDLKAVYKQRLSDIKPGAAASPEDYIITPGGLNPVIYEQGSDL, translated from the coding sequence GTGGCGCTGAGTGATTTCGTTGCAATCCTGAGAACCGACCTGTCGGACCCGGCCGGTGAGCTGTTCACCGACGAGGTATTGCAGCGCTGCATCCTCAAAGGCGTCCACCGACTGGCCCGTGATCTGGAGATATCCCTTTCGGTCGCAAACGGCGAGATCGTTCCGGAACCTGAAGGGGAAACGCTCGAACTGCTTCTGCTGCTCGGCCAGATTCATGCATGCCAGGTCATGCGTGCGACCACGGCGAACGCGTTCTCGTTTTCAAGCGGCGACAAACGGGTAGACAAAACCAAGCAGCCCCAACACTGGGCCGAACTCGAAGAGGACCTGAAGGCCGTCTACAAGCAGCGATTGAGCGATATCAAACCGGGAGCCGCTGCGTCGCCTGAGGACTACATCATCACGCCCGGTGGTCTCAACCCGGTGATCTACGAGCAAGGAAGCGATCTGTGA
- a CDS encoding conserved hypothetical protein (Evidence 4 : Unknown function but conserved in other organisms) encodes MTLLSDPEKIRAADDVKELILASGQEAMLLRAVPGERLYGSDDAAFEEVGTFPLEFVETPPEDLNNKIDAVACVLPVQDVRPEDRAQTGADAFRIQTVEEERLFGVITHKLLKLVRLHGS; translated from the coding sequence GTGACTCTTTTGAGCGATCCGGAAAAGATCCGCGCCGCCGATGATGTGAAAGAACTCATCCTGGCGTCCGGACAAGAGGCGATGCTTCTGCGTGCCGTTCCCGGCGAGCGACTCTATGGCTCTGATGACGCCGCTTTTGAGGAGGTCGGCACCTTTCCGCTCGAGTTCGTCGAGACTCCCCCGGAGGACCTGAACAACAAGATCGACGCCGTGGCATGTGTTCTGCCGGTCCAGGATGTTCGACCGGAAGATCGCGCGCAGACCGGCGCAGACGCATTCCGTATTCAAACCGTGGAAGAAGAGCGCCTGTTCGGCGTAATCACCCACAAGTTACTCAAACTGGTCCGGCTGCATGGGAGTTAA
- a CDS encoding conserved hypothetical protein (Evidence 4 : Unknown function but conserved in other organisms) has product MIEIKNLLFQPLTLHLAGDSRGLHLNPREIRSISDDDLSPEIEAAAKRGLVSLSGGSAPPETVPRSEKPLDEPLEQEAGGKPKPKRRKRR; this is encoded by the coding sequence GTGATCGAAATCAAAAATCTGCTCTTTCAGCCTTTGACGTTGCACCTCGCGGGCGACAGTCGGGGCCTGCACCTCAATCCCCGTGAAATCAGAAGCATCAGCGACGACGACCTTTCGCCCGAGATAGAAGCCGCGGCGAAACGAGGTCTCGTCTCGCTTTCCGGAGGGTCGGCACCGCCGGAAACGGTCCCCCGTTCCGAGAAGCCGCTCGATGAACCGCTGGAACAGGAAGCCGGCGGAAAACCCAAGCCCAAACGGCGCAAGCGGAGGTAG
- a CDS encoding conserved hypothetical protein (Evidence 4 : Unknown function but conserved in other organisms) gives MGVKRFGDWDKAKAKLAANPGPRLALALRQATIKNALLLVREIKRGIRSQAPGGKPFAKLAESTIKRKGSSKALIDTGFLVNSITQRILADRAFVGLLRGTVNKDGDDLVNIGAVMEYGATIQHPNGAVIVIPPRPFLHPTMEKHREQMIENYRQAIRTVL, from the coding sequence ATGGGAGTTAAACGTTTCGGAGACTGGGACAAGGCCAAGGCGAAGCTGGCCGCAAACCCCGGCCCCCGTCTCGCCCTCGCCCTGCGTCAGGCGACGATCAAGAATGCGCTGCTCCTGGTCCGGGAGATCAAGCGCGGCATCCGCAGCCAGGCTCCCGGCGGAAAGCCGTTCGCCAAGCTCGCCGAAAGCACCATCAAGCGCAAGGGCTCCAGCAAAGCCCTGATCGATACCGGCTTTTTGGTCAATTCCATCACCCAACGCATTCTGGCTGACCGTGCTTTTGTCGGGCTGCTCAGAGGCACCGTCAACAAGGACGGCGACGATCTGGTGAATATCGGTGCCGTGATGGAGTACGGAGCCACCATCCAGCACCCGAACGGAGCGGTCATCGTCATCCCGCCGCGTCCCTTCCTTCATCCCACCATGGAAAAGCATCGCGAGCAGATGATCGAGAACTACCGGCAGGCCATCCGCACGGTGCTCTGA
- a CDS encoding conserved hypothetical protein (Evidence 4 : Unknown function but conserved in other organisms), with product METVRIVVESFIRLVKAEIDPDAVLVAADDVFEVPKVPSLILQGPTLVENGDRRTQARMVEKDVPNLSYEECRHPRLYHLDFDVIVTAAHEGELLDLQENVARFYQRHPVLTVEDRGTINLTEITPLGGLRRVNLSDLRQSSGRCRIEDCPVYDGVVRTGPLVKDRKFEFRDGVEEDRLYTP from the coding sequence TTGGAAACCGTTCGAATCGTTGTTGAAAGCTTCATCCGCCTGGTCAAGGCGGAGATCGACCCGGATGCGGTGCTTGTCGCCGCGGACGACGTGTTCGAAGTGCCCAAGGTTCCCAGCCTCATCCTCCAGGGACCCACGCTGGTCGAGAACGGCGACCGCCGCACCCAGGCGCGCATGGTGGAAAAGGATGTTCCGAACCTGAGCTACGAAGAATGCCGCCATCCGCGCCTCTATCACCTGGATTTCGACGTCATCGTCACCGCCGCACATGAAGGCGAGTTGCTCGACCTGCAGGAAAACGTCGCCCGATTCTACCAGCGCCACCCGGTTCTGACCGTGGAAGACCGCGGAACGATCAATCTCACCGAGATCACCCCGCTCGGGGGGTTGCGCCGCGTGAACCTGTCGGACCTCCGCCAGAGCAGCGGCCGATGTCGAATCGAGGACTGCCCCGTCTACGACGGCGTCGTGCGGACGGGCCCGCTGGTCAAGGACAGGAAATTCGAGTTCCGGGACGGCGTGGAGGAGGACCGGCTCTACACACCATGA